One genomic region from Sulfurimonas sp. encodes:
- a CDS encoding protein kinase domain-containing protein — translation MPSSNIKTTGFSLAKRRELKGDDFYDTKTIGDLTISIVCDGVGSASEGAAAAMRVTTYLMNNFKIRPKTWSIEKSIHTFINSINSILYQESMLNYERSELVTTLCIVVIQGNKLYGANVGDSRVYLHRNKKLNQLSHDHIMNEDGYENVLTQAIGIDKDVEPYYFENIIQDDDKILLCSDGLYNVLGHETLEVNIFNGASSLVKSASKLLKDDLPDDTTAVVIKVLKANDLQLLKHQNLPIPKGLKKGQVIDEYKLQKSLIENDRTWLCSKNTKQYVIKFAPIEAIDDEMALDVFVKEAWNAKRLKANFFPKAVIPKNRTYRYYVMQLFAGEDLDNYLAIKKLTIDDAIALSITLLNMSQFLLKYDLVHGDIKPPNIMIAKDENENLEFKIIDFGSITEIFSNTTKAGTPSFLSPERFEDAAINESSEIFAIGISIYLALTGKYPYGEIEPFQSPTFKEAKKPSLYNNNIPNWLDSVILRSIALDKGRRYEHYSEMEYELKNPTKVKPFFAKNATLMERSPLAFYKAGFIIMTLLNIILLIWMDS, via the coding sequence ATGCCATCTTCAAACATTAAAACGACTGGTTTTTCACTTGCAAAAAGAAGAGAACTAAAAGGTGATGATTTTTACGATACAAAAACAATAGGTGATTTAACTATATCTATCGTTTGTGATGGAGTTGGAAGTGCTAGTGAAGGTGCTGCTGCTGCTATGCGAGTTACAACTTACTTGATGAATAACTTTAAAATTCGCCCTAAAACATGGAGCATAGAAAAATCTATCCATACTTTTATAAATTCTATAAACTCTATACTTTATCAAGAATCAATGCTAAACTATGAAAGAAGTGAGTTAGTAACGACTCTTTGTATTGTAGTTATTCAAGGTAACAAACTTTATGGCGCAAATGTTGGAGATTCTAGAGTTTATCTACATAGAAACAAAAAACTAAATCAATTATCTCATGACCATATAATGAATGAAGATGGTTACGAAAATGTACTCACTCAAGCAATCGGAATAGATAAAGATGTTGAGCCTTATTACTTTGAAAATATTATTCAAGATGACGATAAAATTTTATTATGTAGTGATGGGCTTTACAATGTACTCGGCCACGAAACACTCGAAGTAAATATATTTAATGGTGCCTCTTCTTTGGTTAAAAGTGCTTCTAAACTTTTAAAAGATGATTTACCTGACGATACTACTGCTGTTGTAATTAAAGTTTTAAAAGCTAATGATTTACAACTTTTAAAACATCAAAATTTACCTATTCCTAAAGGTTTAAAAAAAGGACAAGTTATTGATGAGTATAAACTCCAAAAGTCACTCATTGAAAATGATAGAACTTGGTTGTGTAGTAAAAACACAAAACAATATGTTATAAAATTTGCTCCTATTGAAGCTATTGATGATGAGATGGCGTTGGATGTTTTTGTTAAAGAAGCATGGAATGCAAAAAGACTAAAAGCAAACTTTTTCCCTAAGGCTGTAATACCAAAAAATAGAACTTACCGTTACTATGTTATGCAACTTTTTGCTGGAGAAGATTTAGATAATTATTTAGCTATTAAAAAACTCACAATAGATGACGCTATTGCTTTGTCTATTACACTTTTAAATATGTCACAATTTTTATTAAAATACGATTTAGTTCATGGCGATATAAAACCTCCAAATATTATGATAGCAAAAGATGAAAATGAAAATCTAGAATTTAAAATCATTGATTTTGGAAGTATAACTGAGATATTTTCAAATACTACAAAAGCAGGAACACCTAGTTTTTTATCTCCAGAACGCTTTGAAGATGCTGCCATCAATGAGTCAAGTGAGATTTTTGCGATTGGTATTAGCATCTATTTAGCCCTAACGGGCAAATATCCTTATGGCGAGATAGAACCTTTTCAATCTCCAACATTTAAAGAAGCAAAAAAACCAAGTTTATATAACAACAACATACCAAACTGGCTAGACAGCGTAATACTTCGCTCTATAGCGCTTGATAAAGGCAGAAGATATGAGCATTATTCAGAAATGGAGTATGAACTTAAAAATCCAACAAAAGTAAAACCATTTTTTGCTAAAAATGCAACTCTTATGGAACGCTCACCATTGGCTTTTTATAAGGCTGGTTTCATTATAATGACACTCTTAAATATTATCTTACTTATATGGATGGACTCTTAA